From one Conexibacter woesei Iso977N genomic stretch:
- a CDS encoding MBL fold metallo-hydrolase, whose product MTSHDSSALRISRLGFVNAYLVAEDDGFTLIDTMLKGSGKKIAAAAQAAGQPIKRIALTHAHGDHVGGVDELVAAIPGVEVLISARDARFLNKDDMSLDADEPQDKLRGGYPGIATRPTATFQPGDTVGSLQVVAAPGHTPGHVAFLDPRDGTLYAGDAYTTIGGVATTAKPGFPFPLAAMSTWSRETELQSARTLRALDPQFLAPGHGKVVANPTAAMDAAIRKAS is encoded by the coding sequence ATGACCTCTCACGACTCCTCCGCCCTCCGCATCTCCCGCCTCGGCTTCGTCAACGCCTACCTCGTCGCCGAGGACGACGGCTTCACGCTGATCGACACCATGTTGAAGGGGTCGGGCAAGAAGATCGCCGCGGCCGCGCAGGCCGCCGGCCAGCCGATCAAGCGCATCGCCCTGACCCACGCCCACGGCGACCACGTCGGCGGCGTCGACGAGCTGGTCGCGGCGATCCCCGGCGTCGAGGTGCTGATCTCGGCCCGCGACGCGCGCTTCCTCAACAAGGACGACATGTCGCTCGACGCCGACGAGCCGCAGGACAAGCTGCGCGGCGGGTACCCGGGCATCGCGACGCGCCCGACCGCCACGTTCCAGCCCGGCGACACGGTCGGCTCGCTGCAGGTCGTCGCGGCGCCCGGCCACACGCCCGGCCACGTCGCGTTCCTCGACCCGCGCGACGGGACGCTCTACGCGGGCGACGCCTACACCACGATCGGCGGCGTCGCGACGACGGCCAAGCCCGGCTTCCCGTTCCCGCTGGCGGCCATGTCGACCTGGAGCCGCGAGACCGAGCTGCAGTCGGCCCGGACGCTGCGCGCCCTGGACCCGCAGTTCCTGGCGCCCGGGCATGGCAAGGTGGTTGCCAACCCGACCGCCGCGATGGACGCCGCGATCCGGAAGGCGAGCTGA
- a CDS encoding TetR/AcrR family transcriptional regulator, which yields MPRAGLGPERVVGTAAEIADAEGLDAVTLARVAQALGVKPPSLYNHVAGRDGLVRGIALLAAAELAVVLREAAIGRSGPDALQATAQAYRSYVLEHPGRYAATAPAPQPGDDELAAAGAAVLDVLRGVLRAWELEGDDEIHALRAFRSAVHGYATLEAAGGFGIKVDLDASFTRLIAALAAGLQVDHA from the coding sequence GTGCCGCGCGCCGGCCTCGGTCCGGAGCGCGTCGTCGGCACGGCCGCGGAGATCGCGGACGCCGAGGGCCTCGACGCGGTCACGCTCGCCCGCGTCGCGCAGGCGCTCGGCGTCAAGCCGCCGTCGCTCTACAACCACGTCGCCGGGCGCGACGGGCTCGTGCGCGGGATCGCGCTGCTGGCGGCAGCTGAGCTGGCGGTCGTCCTGCGCGAGGCGGCGATCGGCCGCTCCGGCCCCGACGCCCTGCAGGCGACCGCGCAGGCCTACCGGTCCTACGTGCTGGAGCACCCCGGCCGCTACGCGGCGACGGCGCCGGCACCGCAGCCCGGCGACGACGAGCTCGCCGCCGCGGGCGCCGCGGTGCTCGACGTCCTGCGCGGCGTCCTGCGCGCCTGGGAGCTCGAAGGCGACGACGAGATCCACGCCCTGCGCGCCTTCCGCTCCGCCGTCCACGGCTACGCGACCCTCGAGGCGGCCGGCGGCTTCGGCATCAAGGTCGACCTCGACGCCTCCTTCACCCGCCTGATCGCCGCCTTGGCCGCAGGCCTACAGGTCGATCACGCGTAG
- a CDS encoding DUF488 family protein has translation MTPSLWTIGYERLLPPELVAELQAAGVRRLIDVRYRPQSRRAGMSKTRLAELLAEHGITYEHRRALGTPPDIRWFYKNRQEAEGARRFAEHIEADETGALDELADELRSPSAPPTALLCLEADPAVCHRRVVADHLRTRVPDLRVIDL, from the coding sequence ATGACACCCAGCCTTTGGACGATCGGATACGAGCGGCTGCTGCCGCCCGAGCTCGTCGCCGAGCTGCAGGCCGCGGGCGTGCGGCGCCTGATCGACGTGCGCTACCGCCCGCAGTCGCGGCGCGCCGGCATGTCGAAGACGCGGCTCGCAGAGCTGCTCGCCGAGCACGGGATCACCTATGAGCATCGCCGAGCGCTCGGCACCCCGCCGGACATTCGCTGGTTCTACAAGAACAGGCAGGAGGCCGAGGGCGCGCGCAGGTTCGCCGAGCACATCGAGGCCGACGAGACCGGCGCGCTCGACGAGCTGGCCGACGAGCTGCGCTCCCCCTCCGCCCCACCGACCGCGCTGCTCTGCCTCGAGGCCGACCCGGCCGTCTGCCACCGCCGCGTCGTCGCCGACCACCTGCGCACGCGCGTGCCCGATCTACGCGTGATCGACCTGTAG
- a CDS encoding WS/DGAT/MGAT family O-acyltransferase, translating to MRQLTTLDAQFLAVESGRTFGHVGSLCVYDPSTAPGGELTIRDLCRMVSERLHLLPPFRWKLVNVPLGLDLPYWVEDPDFDLDFHIRESAIPPPGDDNKLAETVSRIFARPLDRTRPLWELYLIHGLPDGKVALLTKVHHAVVDGVSGNEILSVLLDSSPEGKDIEPPASKHKGERIPGDLEMLARGAAGIPRQPLRALRALPKTLPALTEVPGANAFPVVPELSKGLHKLRELAGAPGGAGILEVTSARAPRTPFNGRISAHRRFAFGSLSLDTVKAIKNELGITVNDVVVTLCASAVREWLLERDELPRDPLVAMIPVSVRAPHEAKAYGNRISAMIVPIPTNVAHPRDRLRRAHELLRSAKANHAALPASLLTDATAFIPPAVAALAARTTIDLLSRTRPPLNLVISNVPGPRDSLYCAGAQMESMFPVSVVVDGVGLNMTVMSYRDHLDFGIVTDQGQIPDAWPFITHLHTALEELQSVLHRGGRIATTRQRPSSGRAARA from the coding sequence ATGAGGCAGCTCACGACGTTGGACGCCCAGTTCCTCGCGGTCGAGTCCGGCCGGACGTTCGGGCATGTGGGGAGCCTCTGCGTGTACGACCCGTCGACGGCGCCCGGTGGGGAGCTGACGATCAGGGACCTGTGCCGGATGGTCTCGGAGCGGCTGCACCTGCTGCCGCCGTTCCGGTGGAAGCTCGTCAACGTGCCGCTGGGCCTGGACCTGCCCTACTGGGTCGAGGATCCGGACTTCGACCTGGACTTCCACATCCGCGAGTCGGCGATCCCGCCGCCGGGTGACGACAACAAGCTGGCCGAGACGGTCTCGCGGATCTTCGCCCGGCCGCTGGACCGCACCCGGCCGCTGTGGGAGCTGTACCTGATCCACGGCCTCCCGGACGGCAAGGTCGCGCTGCTGACGAAGGTCCACCACGCGGTCGTCGACGGCGTCTCGGGCAACGAGATCTTGTCCGTGTTGCTCGACAGCTCGCCGGAGGGCAAGGACATCGAACCGCCGGCGAGCAAGCACAAGGGCGAGCGGATCCCCGGCGACCTGGAGATGCTCGCCCGCGGCGCCGCCGGCATCCCGCGCCAGCCGCTGCGCGCCCTGCGCGCGCTGCCCAAGACGCTGCCGGCGCTGACCGAGGTCCCGGGCGCCAACGCGTTCCCAGTCGTCCCCGAGCTGAGCAAGGGCCTGCACAAGCTGCGCGAGCTGGCCGGCGCGCCCGGCGGCGCCGGCATCCTGGAGGTGACGTCGGCCCGCGCGCCCAGGACCCCGTTCAACGGCCGGATCTCCGCCCACCGCCGGTTCGCGTTCGGCTCGCTGTCGCTGGACACCGTCAAGGCCATCAAGAACGAGCTGGGCATCACGGTCAACGACGTCGTCGTGACGCTCTGCGCGTCGGCCGTGCGCGAGTGGCTGCTGGAGCGCGACGAGCTGCCACGCGACCCGCTCGTCGCGATGATCCCCGTGTCGGTCCGCGCCCCGCACGAGGCCAAGGCGTACGGCAACCGCATCAGCGCGATGATCGTCCCGATCCCGACCAACGTCGCCCACCCGCGCGACCGCCTGCGCCGCGCGCACGAGCTGCTGCGCAGCGCGAAGGCCAACCACGCCGCGCTGCCGGCCAGCCTCCTCACCGACGCGACCGCGTTCATCCCGCCCGCGGTCGCAGCGCTCGCCGCACGCACGACGATCGACCTGCTGTCGCGCACGCGCCCGCCGCTGAACCTCGTGATCTCCAACGTCCCCGGCCCGAGGGACTCGCTGTACTGCGCGGGCGCGCAGATGGAGTCGATGTTCCCGGTCTCGGTCGTGGTCGACGGCGTCGGCCTCAACATGACCGTGATGAGCTACCGCGACCACCTCGACTTCGGGATCGTGACCGATCAGGGCCAGATCCCGGACGCCTGGCCGTTCATCACCCACCTGCACACCGCGCTGGAGGAGCTGCAGTCGGTCCTGCACCGCGGCGGGCGGATCGCTACGACCCGCCAGCGTCCGAGTAGCGGTCGCGCAGCTCGCGCTTGA
- a CDS encoding long-chain-fatty-acid--CoA ligase: MPHLSLVSVLQESALRRPEKIAAIEGDRRATYAELWSLALRRAAALAEAGVEPGDRVALLGLNTVDFVTAYYGILARGAVVVPIAPMLVADEIAFLLEDSGAKVALVADDLQSVVASGAEQAGVKVLTFGAALAAEPLAHRAAREPLDAAVLFYTSGTTGRPKGATLTHFNLVMNAFTNAFTANHIRSDEVMFGCLPLFHTFGQTVALNGTFLVGGTLVLQPRFEPTQALELMVEHDVTAFLGVPTMYMALLGVVDADGTDLPLPDLRLCVSGGAPLPVKVLEQFNTTFDVTIQEGYGLSETSPTATVNQLEYGVEAGSIGHPIWGVEVEIADAEVDDAIVLLGAGETGEIVIRGHNVFEGYHGRPEATEAAIIDGWFRSGDLGTKDDRGFIRIVDRKKDLILRGGYNVYPRELEEVLVRHPDVDQVAVVGIPHETHGEEVLAVVVPRDGATIDAEAFLGWAGEHIARHKRPRLVQVVDELPLGPSRKVLKRELRDRYSDAGGS, from the coding sequence GTGCCCCACTTGTCGCTGGTCTCGGTCCTGCAGGAGTCGGCGCTGCGGCGCCCGGAGAAGATCGCCGCGATCGAAGGCGATCGCCGCGCGACCTACGCGGAGCTGTGGTCGCTGGCGCTGCGGCGCGCGGCGGCGCTGGCGGAGGCGGGCGTCGAGCCCGGCGACCGCGTCGCGCTGCTCGGGCTCAACACGGTGGACTTCGTCACCGCCTACTACGGGATCCTCGCGCGCGGCGCGGTCGTGGTCCCGATCGCGCCGATGCTCGTCGCCGACGAGATCGCGTTCCTGCTGGAGGACTCGGGCGCGAAGGTCGCCCTGGTCGCCGACGACCTCCAGAGCGTCGTCGCCTCCGGTGCCGAGCAGGCCGGGGTGAAGGTCCTGACGTTCGGCGCGGCGCTGGCGGCCGAGCCGCTGGCGCATCGCGCGGCGCGCGAGCCGCTCGACGCCGCGGTGTTGTTCTACACCTCGGGCACGACCGGGCGGCCCAAGGGCGCGACGCTGACGCATTTCAACCTGGTGATGAACGCGTTCACCAATGCCTTCACGGCCAACCACATCAGGTCGGACGAGGTGATGTTCGGCTGCCTGCCGCTGTTCCACACGTTCGGGCAGACCGTCGCGCTCAACGGGACGTTCCTGGTCGGCGGCACGCTGGTCCTGCAGCCGCGCTTCGAGCCCACGCAGGCGCTGGAGCTGATGGTCGAGCACGACGTGACCGCGTTCCTCGGCGTCCCGACCATGTACATGGCCCTGCTCGGGGTCGTCGACGCCGACGGCACCGACCTGCCGCTGCCCGACCTGCGGCTCTGCGTCTCCGGCGGCGCGCCCCTGCCCGTCAAGGTGCTGGAGCAGTTCAACACCACCTTCGACGTCACGATCCAGGAGGGCTACGGGCTGTCGGAGACCTCCCCCACCGCGACCGTCAACCAGCTGGAGTACGGCGTCGAGGCGGGCTCGATCGGCCACCCGATCTGGGGCGTCGAGGTCGAGATCGCCGACGCGGAGGTTGACGATGCCATTGTGTTGCTCGGCGCCGGCGAGACCGGCGAGATCGTCATCCGCGGCCACAACGTCTTCGAGGGCTACCACGGCCGCCCGGAGGCGACGGAGGCCGCGATCATCGACGGCTGGTTCCGGTCCGGCGACCTCGGGACCAAGGACGACCGGGGCTTCATCCGGATCGTCGACCGCAAGAAGGACCTGATCCTGCGCGGCGGCTACAACGTCTACCCGCGTGAGCTGGAGGAGGTGCTCGTGCGCCACCCCGACGTCGACCAGGTCGCGGTCGTCGGCATCCCGCACGAGACCCACGGCGAGGAGGTGCTCGCCGTCGTCGTGCCCCGCGACGGCGCGACGATCGACGCCGAGGCGTTCCTGGGCTGGGCGGGCGAGCACATCGCCCGCCACAAGCGCCCGCGGCTCGTCCAGGTCGTCGACGAGCTGCCGCTCGGGCCGTCCCGGAAGGTGCTCAAGCGCGAGCTGCGCGACCGCTACTCGGACGCTGGCGGGTCGTAG